One Neoarius graeffei isolate fNeoGra1 chromosome 9, fNeoGra1.pri, whole genome shotgun sequence genomic window, TCCCTAAAcccgatgaaaaaaaaaaaacaggcatcagTCTTTTAACTGGCTGCTGTGTCAAAGCAAAGGCAAACCCGATACATTTAAAGTGcagtaaatatgcaaatggtGAAAAACTTGTGGTTTTTCTGAATCTGTCAGGCAACCTGAGGGACATTCACTGTAGCATACAGTGCAGTTAAATAATGTAtgggtttttttccctttcttgccTTCACCAGCATGAGGGATTGGATATCCAACCAGGAGCCTAATCATATTTTAATAACTCATTGATTCTCGTAAGAAATAATCCCAGGAACAAATATTTCAATTTGATGTTCTAGTGAAATGTACATGTTCTTCAAGAAAAGAAACCGCAACGACAGAGAAGGAGACTGTATatctctttcaccctttatcgtTGTTTTCTACCTGCATGTGTACACGACAGCCTGCCAATGGACGTTGCTGATGCCTTATAAAGATGTTTTGTTTCAGTAGCAGTTTTTGTTTTACAGATTTATTTTCATTATTATATCCAGTCTGGCAGACTCCACACTACTGTAAGTGGTGTGTTCTGGCTGAATAAATCCATTTTACAACGGGTCTCATCTGATGAAGTGCAATTGTATAAATGCATATAACTCTTTCCATGATCACTGTACGCCGCTGCTATCTAGTGCTTGTTCCAATATACCAGACTGCTGGAAATCACTGTGGCCTGGCTTTCTTCTTTATAGCACAAGCGTGCGCACACGAGCACTCTGTGTCCCAAGAAACAATGGTGCTGTTTGAATCCTGTTGTCTCTTCCTGGAACCAAGAGTGCAGTATAGATGGTACTATGGAACAGTATTTCATATATAGGCCCATCTCAGTGTCATACAATCAAAAAAGCCCTTAGGGGACAGTTGCTTGATTTTGCACATTCGGCAAAACCTTCTAGACCATTCGTCCCAATCTACAAACTCTGCTGAGTCAAATAAAGTTGAGCCAAAATGCAAAACAATGAAACTTCAGGTTGCAGCCGGTATTAACAAAATGAACAGAGTTGTGTGATTTGACGAGAACAAATGCTCAGCCAATTAAGTAATGAAATATTAAAGTCTTTTTAATTTGAAAAACTGTCACTCTCCAATCAGTTCTCGGTTGGTATTTCACAACCTGAACACTGGAAAATTGTAACAAAATTTGAATGCTATAAAAGCACCTATACTTTATATGATTCTACTGGCATTCATGCAATACAGTAAGGTGAATAATATAATAGGGTAAATAAttgagatacaaccccgattccaaaaaaagttgggacaaagtacaaattgtaaataaaaacagaatgcaatgatgtggaagtttcaaaattccatattttattcagaatagaacatagatgacatatcaaatgtttaaactgagaaaatgtatcatttaaagagaaagattaggtgattttaaatttcatgacaacaacacatctcaaaaaagttgggacaaggccatgtttcccactgtgagacatccccttttctctttacaacagtctgtaaacgtctggggactgaggagacaagttgctcaagtttagggataggaatgttaacccattcttgtctaatgtaggattctagttgctcaactgtcttaggtcttttttgtcgtatcttccgttttatgatgcgccaaatgttttctatgggtgaaagatctggactgcaggctggccagttcagtacccggacccttcttctacgcagccatgatgctgtaattgatgcagtatgtggtttggcattgtcatgttggaaaatgcaaggtcttccctgaaagatacgtcgtctggatgggagcatatgttgctctaaaacctggatatacctttcagcattgatggtgtctttccagatgtgtaagctgcccatgccacacacactaatgcaaccccataccatcagagatgcaggcttctgaactgagcactgataacaacttgggtcgtccttctcctctttagtccaaatgatacggcgtccctgatttccataaagaacttcaaattttgatttgtctgaccacagaacagttttccactttgccacagtccattttaaatgagccttggcccagagaagatatctgcacttctggatcatgtttagatacggcttcttcttggaactatagagttttagctggcaacggcggatggcacggtgaattgtgttcacagataatgttctctggaaatattcctgagcccattttgtgatttccaatacagaagcatgcctgtatgtgatgcagtgccgtctaaggtcccgaagatcacgggcacccagtatggttttccggccttgacccttacacacagagattcttccagattctctaaatcttttgatgatattatgcactgtagatgatatgttcaaactctttgcaattttacactgtcgaactcctttctgatattgctccactatttgtcggcgcagaattagggggattggtgatgctcttcccatctttacttctgagagccgctgccactccaagatgctctttttatatccagtcatgttaatgacctattgccaattgacctaatgagttgcaatttggtcctccagctgttccttttttgtacctttaacttttccagcctcttattgcccctgtcccaacttttttgagatgtgttgctgtcatgaaatttcaaatgagccaatatttggcatgaaatttcaaaatgtctcactttcgacatttgatatgttgtctatgttctattgtgaatacaatatcagtttttgagatttgtaaattattgcattctgtttttatttacaatttgtactttgttccaacttttttggaattggggttgtatttccagTTTGGCTGCTTGTAAGTAAATAGAAAAATGGTATATTGTAACACCCTGGCTGTTGTGAGGAGAATGAGGACTCGGAAGGCAGGTGTGAAAGAGTGTGCATCTGTTTACTTTCTTTTTAATGGACTAACCAGCTTCCCAGTGTAAATACTAAAATGGAAATGAAACTGCCACTTTCACAAGCTCAGTAAGATGCAGGTGGTTGAGGTTGCTCTGCTTGCTACCAGTGGTTCTCTCAGCATCGACCAAAAATAATAATTCACTGTGAGACACAGcatatacagtaccaatcaaaatatTACTCATTgccatgtgtccaaacttttgactggtactgtaaatatatacattatatataaaaCACGTACATGTGAGTGAGACAGtgtatttattctatctacattcactggatatgagcaatcgcacactaatTGGCTACTTTatcactaggatatcagctcatataccatgaatggAGAAAACTAAAATggcggcgtgttgctgaaccaatcaaggatgaaataaaaactgacaAAAGCcccaacaaataaaaaaaaaaaagcaacaaaatatgtaataaaaatatttgatggcaagaatgtacttttattttttcaagtgttagtgcattttttccccataaattgctactgtcattttgctggtttgtttgcattctaagcagaaatgattttgtcagacgttttgtataaaagctatcaaatttgcaaaaaataaaagtgctccatttctcaaaatccagtgaatatggatagaataaaagagagttattccactcagtcttgctGTACATGACTTATAGGAGATGAGGCATCTCagttcatgtatgacttgatttcatggaataacaaatatacactaaatacatttttatatatataacacTTTAAGCATGTGCGTTATCTTCATTCATTAAAATTACCCACTTCTAAGACTcaacctccattcacaaaccgtgcTCAACTGCCACCACACATACATTTACAATATATTTTGCAGCTcctgtgtaattattaaaataagaCTAATTTTAAACAGTCTGAAAACATTAAATATTTTCACAGTAGCCAGCAGAATCAGCAACTAGATTTCAGTAGAGTGCTTTTTATTAAATGTGACAAACGTTAGAAGAAAATAAATATCAACCTGAAGGAATGCATGGCATTTTGATAAATGAAGCAAACTAGTTAATTTGATTTGTAACAGCCATGAAAAAGTATCTACTGATAAATTTAACAACTAGTTCTGGCCCACTAATTTGATTGTTCAAGCAGCATTCTAAGAGTTATGTGAAATATCAGTACGGTACTGGGACATTTCACTGTGTATCACTCTGCTCACCTGTGTCCTGCACATAAAACTCCACTCCGTCGTTCGAAACAGTTACTACAGTAGTGTTAGCGAGATCAGTGGACACGGTAAATGATATTTTTCAGAAATAgaacttttgacttaaaatatgaaagctcatcagatgatgaaaaggaagaagggacacCAATTTCACTGGAAGCACCTTTAACGGGAATGTACAAATCAACATGGGCTGGGTGGTCGACGTGCTATAGAGTAAGCGTGGCTTCTTCAGAATCTATTTCCACTCACTGAGCAAAAATAAAGAGAACATTTGGCCAAATGTCACTATATTAATTTCTTCTTTATAAGACTGTTGTATAAAAGTAATATCACACACCAAGTCATGCTGTTGTAGTGAACATCAGCATACAGTAGCTGCGATTAGCTACCTCCAGCCTCGTACCTACAACTGAATCACAGCCATAATGATCTCTCGTACAACAGCACTCCCTCTCGTGTGATATTGCTTAAATAATTCTGAATTATGCAATATAATAAGTGAATGAATGAGCAAATACAAATGAAACACATTCAAAACAACTTCAAAATATATTTTCACACCATGTTTCACATGTTCTATTTTCACATAAAACATCAAGGGAAAAACAAAATACTTCATTAACAGCACACTTTATATTAGTCATTCTCTCTATCCAAATTTCCTCATTTTTGCCTCCCAACTTGTTCCATCAGGTAAAGCCTGGTTAACTTTTTTTAAACCATGAAATCTTGTGAAGATACCATAGTGTTTATATAATGTTCTGTTAGAGTGTGACAGCAACTGGtggtttaaattaaaaaaaaaaaaaaaaaaaggggccgGCTTTTATGAGGAAAATGACTCtcacacaaaaaaaacctcttCATTTCATATATAAAGTATTCCATGATGCCTACATGCCACCACCACCCTCAATCAGGAATAAATAAATCTCTCCCAATAAATAACTGATTTCATAGATTCAGACAGGTATCTGTAGTTGCATCCAACCTTAAAAAAATTCACAGCACACTTTCAAACAAAATGATCCAATTTGTTCATGCTGGGTACTTTAAATCTTATTGATGCAGTATGGACTAAAAGGCTTAGTTGGTGATTATTTGGTGCTGGCCATGATCTTAATGTACTGCAGAGCACTGTGAGCTGCATCATTGTGTGCATTACTACACGAGATTCCTGTACCGTGACATACGGTAACTGGCATAGTGGAAAGCTCAGCCAAACACTGGTACTGTCCGTTTACTGTAAGTTCATCTgcaacacagagacacacacagacaacatgaGCAAAGTGTTTCAcaagatcattaaaaaaaaaacctatacccTTCCTtaagtcttaaaggaacagtccaccgtacttccataatgaaatatgctcttatctgaattgagacaagctgctccgtacctctccgagctttgcgcgacctcccagtcagtcagacgcgctgtcactcctgttagcaatgtagctaggctcagtatggccaatggtattttttggggctgtagttagatgcgaccaaactcttccgcgtttttcctgtttacataggtttatatgaccagtgacatgaaacaaagttcagttacacaaattgaaacgtggcgattttctatgctatggaaagtccgcactataatgacaggcgtactaacaccttctgcgcgcttcgacagcgcattgcgtatcaatgcgctgctgaaacgcgcagaaggtgttagtacgcctgtcattatagtgcggactttccatagcatagaaaatcgctacgtttcaatttgtgtaattgaacttgtttcatgtcactggtcatataaacctatgtaaacaggaaaaacgcggaagagtttggtcgcatctaactacagccccaaaaaataccattggccatactgagcctagctacattgctaacaggagtgacagcgcgtctgactgcgtctgactgactgggaggtcacgcaaagctcggagaggtacggagcagctcgtctcaattcagataagagcatatttcattatggaagtacggtggactgttcctttaagaacaaATATTAGGCACATGTGCAAATATACAGTATTTTATCACAGCATTTAGTGAAGTAAAGGGAGCTTTTAAATCAGAATTTTTGTTTAGGCCACactaatttaattagttggttctcggattttttcaggaaaaatatgacgcGAGcgggcaaaataaaaataaaatttaaaaaaatgctctgatggtaaagttagcgttggaaatagaccaaacaatacaggcaaaccagtaaacagaatttcaacatacctgtcaaagattttacgcttctgttcgctgaatatcctaacaatcacaaacacaggctttgtaggattcccctccacaggcatgtttcttccacaagtctttatctaaagtgaaaggggcgatttgactgGTTTTCGGCGTCATGTAAcctcacgtgaccttttctgttggcgggagtttgatttcgattttttttttttcattttgcttttttttttttttcaagcggcgattccgagaaccaactaattaaattggtgtggccttatgtAGGGAGTAAAAAATTGGTGTGTGATTATCAGAAAATAAATCAAGTTAATTATCACATGTTCCATTTACActacagcaatttaccaacaactgcacaattttatttaattaaaGCACATCTTACTTTGTACCTGCGTACAGTAATGTTGTGGAACCTttgggaactaacttgtttcattttCACTTACATTCTAACATCTATAAAAACAGTTGTTCCCTGACCAGccactttttttcccctcttttgcacaaaattaataagacattcattcatttataaaAAAAGCAGCTTGTTATATTACTCAAATTGCAAAGTAGTGGAAAATGGCTACGTCTGTGCTGAAAAATTGatactagagactccttccataaatgctaaataaatgttTTTGTACAGACAGCTTCACCACAGCAATGATCACACATTTTTCTTCAGGTAGCATTTAGGGTTCAGCACCAGTTTGTCAAATTAGCGCTCATTTTCTGAAAAATGTGTGGATATGGTGGAGTACATATCCATGACAAACAGAGGAGAGGAAACAGCAAAAGCAAACTACACCCAGGTTTACACTACCAATctggtttggacacgccttctaattcagtgatttatttttatttattaaaaggatgcttcatgtcttaaagtaacgatggatgttgtttctctttacttagggcggcacagtggtgttgtggttagcgctgttgcctcacagcaagaaggtcctgggtttgagcccggcgACCGGCGGGGgtctgtgtgtggagtttgcatgttctccctgcgtctgcgtgggtttcttccgggtgctccggtttcccccacaatccaaagacatgcggttaggttaacatgggacggccttggactgaggtgcccttgagtgaagcacctaactcccaactgctccccgggctgtgtgtgctcattgctcacgtgcgtgcgctcactgcttcagatgggtttctttctttagttgagcggttcttgacataatatggattactacagttgtggaatcgggctatttactgtatttttattatttactatttgatctcaaacacattaaggaggcaagaaattgcaataattagcttttgatgaggcacctgttaattgaaaagcattccaggtgactacgtcatgaagctggttaagataaatgccaatagtgtgcaaagcatcatcaaggtaaatgctggcaactttgaagaatctaaaatatgaaacattttgtttaccacataattccatgtgttgtgtcatagttctgatgtcttcagtgttgttctacaaatgTAGAGAaatgtcaaaatacagaaaaaagccTACGAGTTGGTGTCCccaagcttttgactggtactgaattTCAGATACGAGGGAAACGGTGAATCCCTTCAGTGCCTTTCGACAAGTCTGTGATTCTATAattaaaagtcttattaaaagaaGATTTGTCatgtatacattacagcacagtgaaatcattttctttgcatatccaagcttgttaggaagttggggtcagagcACAAGGAAGGAAAAAGTTTGTGAAaaatttattttctagaagagGAAAACTAAAACTTACCTATGTCAAAATATGTGACCTCAAAGCCTTGCTCCTGAGACAACTCCAGCATCAGCTGTACATAATCTGTATTGGGAATACTGAGAGGATTCCTCCTCAGTAACGAAATCTTCTCCAAGTCAGAATTCTTCAAACTCTCCAAATAGACATGCGGTTTTGGATTCTGCAGAGAATTCAACAGAACAGAGGGAATCTACAAAGTTCAGCAATGTAGtgagtttaaataaataaataaataattacaaaGACGTTCTAACACGGAGGGTCAATGAATAATGAATACCGAGTTTACCCATGTAATCTCAGTAGACCCTGAGAGACTTTGTAGCTTTTCCAACATCTTTTCTGCTGCTACTCTTCTGGCATTCTTTTTAGAGCTCCCTGTACCTGGTTGGACAATTTAGCACAGATCATTATTTTCAGACACATGTGGGATATTACAGAAACATATTTCCCCCATTATTAGCTTTAAACCAGAAGTGTTAATTAGCAATGGTGATCACAGCTATtaaaacagaaaataaataaaaagttccaCAGCAGTCATCAAGTACCCGAGACACATTTTTGACACTTGCAACTTGCGTAAAACACCAAAGCATGGCCATTCCTAAACTTTGTTTTTTAAAACCCATTATGCCATTTATGACGTTAATCTTGTATGCAATTTAACATACCTACACTGCAGCATTTATAATTCAAAACATTTTTACACTCTATCATTGTTTAATATGCTTTTCAGGTGAAAGACTTCTTAGTATTTGAGTCTTTAACATTTAAAACCATATTGGCACAggctttaaagggatagttcgggatttttgacatgaatctatatggtatccccgtcagcagtgtcgtgcatccacactgacttacccccgacagtgttctgtgagcctagatattgtccagtgttggtcagtgcacaagtagttccggcaggtttcctggggtctgcaaagtaacacgtttttcttctcaaaacagctcgtgttcgaatgagtgatttattagcataacaaaacccttgtagtccaaaaagtcacaccttgtaattgcttggggctactttctctcaatagcgatcagtgcgcgctgtcactgttaacagttgtgtgcgagctagccaacaactttcattagttgtttgacagtgtttagcagcagcaaattgctttcctcctcagtatacaagtgcgcttccatggcagggaaaaagaaactaccactgctgcctatgtagtgccctatttatacaaataggagtcattcaggattcagccatgacacggagcaaaaacatggctgaatcctgaatgactcctatttgtataaatagggcactacataggcagcagtggtagtttctttttccctgccatggaagcgcacttgtatactgaggaggaaagcaatttgctgctgctaaacactgtcgaacaactaatgaaagttgttggctagctcgcacacaactgttaacagtgacagcgcgcactgatcgctattgagagaaagtagccccaagcaattacaaggtgtgactttttggactacaagggttttgttatgctaataaatcactcattcgaacacgagctgttttgagaagaaaaacgtgttactttgcagaccccaggaaacctgccggaactacttgtgcactgaccaacactgtacaatatctaggctcacagaacactgtcgggggtaagtcagtgtggatgcacgacactgctgacggggataccatatagattcatgtcaaaaatcccgaactatccctttaattcaCAACTGcctgaagtttttttttcttttttcactgcACTATACAGTCAAACTGGGCAGAGAATATACGCTTGAGTTCATAAGGAAAGCTATaaacctttttctgagagagtcTCCAAGCGGCAAATAACTGTAAACTCTTTCTGATGATCTGGACCTGCTTCTAAACATACTATGTATTCTGGCAGACGCCAACACCTCTGCATTGCCAGctcctgcaaaacacacacagttcAAGCACGAGAACGAACACTTACTCAAACGCTACATGCAGTATTCCTTGTTAAAACAAATAAATAGTTTAGAAACAGTTAATGATCAAGTTAGTCATTAAAAACCAGGAAAATACTACATTAAGTCTTCTATagttattacaggcatttaagtGTTTTCACTAAAATAAACAATTAACTGTGTTTAGAAAAGCCTAGTTAATGATTACCTGTAGTATTCCCACTGGATTAGGCTGGTCATTTGCTTCAGCACCACAACCATTATTTTCAGTTCTTTGATTTTGAGGGCTTTGGCAGAAATGAGAAATGTCTGATGAACAGCAGCAGCTTTATACTATGCAACAGTTTTACAAATCTCCCTGCTCTACGGTCATTTTCTGCACCATGTTACTGATGCCATGGAGACGGCTGCCAAAGCTGGTAGTCAAAACAACACTGGAAGAGTTGCTTCATTTACAGCAAGTACGAACAAAAGCAACTTTCTTTGTCTTGTCAGCAACTGTGTATGACGATGTAAGTAATTGCGTGTTTAATTCATTGTCAATTGTTTAATCGAAGTTTATGAACAAActggggccatccttaaaaaaaattcgtttcctgtccaccgggtgggcaaaaaaaatttcagtcgggagggagggattttattttatttttttattatatatggatggataagaaatcgcaatgctgtgtttgctttttttctcagtacttttttttattacaaaagcagacacatttaataaaatatgacagttaaatcaactgaaacttgtacaaaaactttaagttagcattttaaatgctgactgcaacatttgcaaaacttctacaaaggtacttaaaatgtccgacacacggactttttgtagttctaaatcgaccattaggcctagttcggatgaaattacactattaaaatgatcactgaatgatttgtttttctgaatctttactattttgttgttcgctagaataccattttgcgatttcacacttaagcaaatgtttgaaaactccggatctccttccttcatggtggctgccatttttttgtgccgcacagcgcatgcgcagagctgatttgacagggctttccacaagcaccggccacacaattaagtccagccggctactttaatgactatttttgtagcccgcaggctctaaatattaatttttgattttaataaaattgtttatctaacggactgacaataatgtcaaactgaaccgttgatcaggggagagtaactcatccgcgccccgacatgcggtgtgcgcgggcACTCggtgcatgctca contains:
- the prkra gene encoding interferon-inducible double-stranded RNA-dependent protein kinase activator A homolog produces the protein MADTDLMLASQHVSSDKTPVQLLHEYGTKTGNVPFYMMERADGEAHQPLFIFNVTIGDITCTGQGPSKKAAKQEAATAALKILELEIENGPQNQRTENNGCGAEANDQPNPVGILQELAMQRCWRLPEYIVCLEAGPDHQKEFTVICRLETLSEKGTGSSKKNARRVAAEKMLEKLQSLSGSTEITWNPKPHVYLESLKNSDLEKISLLRRNPLSIPNTDYVQLMLELSQEQGFEVTYFDIDELTVNGQYQCLAELSTMPVTVCHGTGISCSNAHNDAAHSALQYIKIMASTK